One Pieris napi chromosome Z, ilPieNapi1.2, whole genome shotgun sequence DNA window includes the following coding sequences:
- the LOC125062385 gene encoding coatomer subunit beta' isoform X1, whose product MLVQPLRLDIKRKLTARSDRVKCVDQHPTEPWLLCALYDGDVNIWNYETHTQIKRFEVCDQLPVRSAKFVPRKNWVVTGSDDMQIRVFNYNTLECVHSFEAHSDYVRCIVVHPTQPFILTSSDDLLIKLWNWERNWACQQVFEGHTHYVMQIVINPKDNNMFASASLDTTVKVWQLGASISNFTLEGHEKGVNCVDYYHGGDKPYLISGADDRLVKIWDYQNKTCVQTLEGHTQNVSAVSFHPELPILLTGSEDGTVRLWHAGTYRLEFSLNYGFERVWTISSLHGSNNVAIGYDEGTIMIKIGREEPAISMDVSGGKIIWAKHSEMQQVNLKALPEDIDIKDGERVPVVAKDMGACEIYPQTIQHNPNGRFVVVCGDGEYIIYTAMALRNKAFGSAQEFVWAQDSSKYATLENSSTIRVFKNFKEIKSFKPEYGAQGIFGGCMLGVKSISGMAFSFYDWERLELIRRIEIQPRYVYWSEPGNLVCLATDESYFLLSYNASVVNLSRETNTNITEDGIEDSFDLVGEVNEVVKTGLWVGDCFIYTNSLNRINYYVGGEIVTISHLDHTMYILGYVAKENRLYLNDKELNVVSYSVLLPVLNYQTAVMRRDFETADQILPTIPHEHRTRVAHFLEKQGFKQQALAVSTEPEHKFELALSLGELEKAKQLAEEATIAEGLPSETSAARWSRLGAAAAAAADTELTKDCYQNAKDFSALLLFASSTGDGELLEEVANRSAEEGDDNIAFVTHFMLNNLDKCLELLIKANKLPEAAFFARSYIPSQVNEVVSLWRDVVGSTNKKSGQSLADPLKYENLFPEYEESLVLETFQREKGYSQYNDLSNTINSTSRQAASNVDREISAEMAEITKRLGPAPDSVINSPLYFDAESAEGSPDQMDKIAKRKDSLDIEDIVREVDVLLEDTRLSPDLLDDADDLFDGIE is encoded by the exons ATGCTCGTACAGCCGCTAAGACTTGATATAAAGAGGAAGTTGACTGCGAGGTCTGATCGCGTCAAATGTGTAGATCAGCATCCTACAGAACCCTGGCTTCTATGTGCGCTTTATGATGGCGACGTCAACATTTGGAATTATGAAACACACACGCAGATCAAAAGATTTGAG gtttGTGATCAACTACCTGTTAGGTCTGCAAAGTTTGTGCCTAGAAAGAATTGGGTGGTCACAGGCTCTGATGATATGCAGATaagagtttttaattataatactcTTGAGTGTGTACATTCGTTTGAGGCACATTCTGATTATGTCAGATGTATTGTTGTACATCCCACACAACCCTTTATTCTTACTAGCAGTG ATGATTTGTTGATAAAATTATGGAATTGGGAACGCAACTGGGCATGTCAGCAAGTTTTTGAAGGACACACTCATTATGTAATGCAAATTGTTATTAATCCCAAAGACAACAACATGTTTGCTAGTGCCAGTTTAGATACAACAGTAAag GTTTGGCAACTGGGTGCGTCTATATCAAACTTTACATTGGAGGGACATGAAAAAGGAGTTAATTGTGTGGACTATTATCATGGTGGAGATAAGCCTTACCTTATTAGTGGTGCTGATGACCGCCTTGTAAAGATATGGGActatcaaaataaaacttgtgTTCAAACATTAgaag GTCATACACAGAATGTATCAGCAGTTTCATTCCACCCAGAGCTGCCAATCCTTTTGACTGGATCAGAAGATGGCACTGTTAGGCTCTGGCATGCAGGAACATATCGCCTGGAGTTTTCTCTTAACTATGGGTTTGAGCGTGTGTGGACAATTTCATCTCTACATGGCTCTAACAATGTAGCAATTGG GTATGACGAGGGCactataatgataaaaattggAAGGGAAGAACCAGCTATATCAATGGATGTGAGTGGAGGCAAAATCATATGGGCCAAACATTCTGAAATGCAGCAGGTTAACTTAAAAGCACTTCCTGAAG ATATTGATATTAAGGATGGAGAACGTGTGCCTGTTGTTGCAAAGGATATGGGCGCATGTGAGATATATCCACAGACAATTCAGCACAATCCCAATGGACGTTTTGTGGTGGTATGTGGTGATGgagaatatataatttacactGCCATGGCCTTACGCAACAAAGCTTTTGGGTCCGCCCAAGAATTTGTCTGGGCACAGGACAGCTCGAAATACGCTACATTAGAAAATTCAAGCACTATCCGtgtctttaaaaattttaaagaaataaagagTTTCAAGCCAGAATATGGAGCTCAAG ggaTCTTTGGTGGCTGCATGTTAGGTGTGAAGTCGATAAGCGGTATGGCCTTCTCGTTTTATGACTGGGAACGACTAGAACTGATAAGAAG GATAGAAATTCAACCTCGCTATGTCTACTGGTCGGAGCCTGGAAATTTGGTGTGTCTCGCCACAGATGAGTCTTATTTCCTCTTGAGTTATAATGCCAGTGTTGTTAACCTGTCACGGGAGACAAACACCAATATTACTGAAGACGGTATAGAAGATTCCTTCGAT CTTGTTGGAGAAGTGAATGAAGTTGTGAAAACTGGTCTGTGGGTCGGCGACTGCTTCATCTACACAAATTCATTGAACAGAATTAACTATTATGTTGGTGGAGAGATAGTTACAATATCACACCTCGATCACACTATGTACATTTTGGGATACGTTGCGAAGGAGAATCg GTTGTACTTAAATGATAAGGAGTTGAACGTAGTGTCGTATTCAGTTCTTCTCCCAGTTCTTAATTACCAGACAGCAGTAATGCGACGTGACTTTGAAACTGCTGATCAGATCCTACCCACCATTCCTCATGAGCATCGCACTAGAGTCGCACATTTCCTTGAGAAGCAG ggcTTCAAACAGCAAGCATTAGCGGTGTCGACAGAGCCAGAACACAAGTTTGAGCTGGCCTTATCGTTAGGTGAACTGGAAAAGGCCAAACAGTTGGCCGAGGAAGCCACCATTGCTGAGGGTCTGCCTTCCGAAACGTCTGCTGCCAG aTGGTCGAGGCTCGGTGCGGCGGCGGCTGCGGCAGCTGATACTGAACTAACGAAGGATTGCTATCAGAATGCTAAAGATTTTAGTGCCTTACTTCTCTTTGCCAGCAGTACAG GTGATGGAGAACTATTGGAGGAAGTAGCAAACCGCTCTGCTGAAGAAGGCGACGACAACATTGCCTTCGTAACTCATTTTATGTTGAATAACCTTGACAAGTGCCTTGAACTACTAATTAAAGCGAACAAACTGCCCGAAGCCGCATTTTTTGCCag aTCATATATCCCTTCACAAGTCAACGAAGTTGTGTCATTGTGGCGAGACGTGGTCGGCTCCACGAACAAAAAGTCCGGACAATCCCTCGCCGAtcctttaaaatatgaaaatcttTTCCCCGAGTACGAA GAGTCCTTGGTCCTGGAAACATTTCAACGGGAAAAGGGCTATTCTCAGTACAATGATCTGTCAAATACGATTAATTCAACGAGTCGACAGGCAGCAAGCAACGTAGATCGAGAAATTTCAGCTGAAATGGCAGAGATTACGAAACGACTGGGGCCTGCCCCTGACTCTGTAATTAA ttcACCATTGTACTTTGACGCTGAATCGGCCGAAGGATCGCCGGACCAAATGGATAAGATCGCGAAACGCAAAGATTCTCTCGACATCGAAGATATTGTGAGAGAGGTCGATGTTTTGTTGGAAGACACACGTTTAAGCCCG GACCTTCTGGATGACGCGGACGACCTGTTTGACGGAATAGAATAG
- the LOC125062385 gene encoding coatomer subunit beta' isoform X2, which yields MPLRLDIKRKLTARSDRVKCVDQHPTEPWLLCALYDGDVNIWNYETHTQIKRFEVCDQLPVRSAKFVPRKNWVVTGSDDMQIRVFNYNTLECVHSFEAHSDYVRCIVVHPTQPFILTSSDDLLIKLWNWERNWACQQVFEGHTHYVMQIVINPKDNNMFASASLDTTVKVWQLGASISNFTLEGHEKGVNCVDYYHGGDKPYLISGADDRLVKIWDYQNKTCVQTLEGHTQNVSAVSFHPELPILLTGSEDGTVRLWHAGTYRLEFSLNYGFERVWTISSLHGSNNVAIGYDEGTIMIKIGREEPAISMDVSGGKIIWAKHSEMQQVNLKALPEDIDIKDGERVPVVAKDMGACEIYPQTIQHNPNGRFVVVCGDGEYIIYTAMALRNKAFGSAQEFVWAQDSSKYATLENSSTIRVFKNFKEIKSFKPEYGAQGIFGGCMLGVKSISGMAFSFYDWERLELIRRIEIQPRYVYWSEPGNLVCLATDESYFLLSYNASVVNLSRETNTNITEDGIEDSFDLVGEVNEVVKTGLWVGDCFIYTNSLNRINYYVGGEIVTISHLDHTMYILGYVAKENRLYLNDKELNVVSYSVLLPVLNYQTAVMRRDFETADQILPTIPHEHRTRVAHFLEKQGFKQQALAVSTEPEHKFELALSLGELEKAKQLAEEATIAEGLPSETSAARWSRLGAAAAAAADTELTKDCYQNAKDFSALLLFASSTGDGELLEEVANRSAEEGDDNIAFVTHFMLNNLDKCLELLIKANKLPEAAFFARSYIPSQVNEVVSLWRDVVGSTNKKSGQSLADPLKYENLFPEYEESLVLETFQREKGYSQYNDLSNTINSTSRQAASNVDREISAEMAEITKRLGPAPDSVINSPLYFDAESAEGSPDQMDKIAKRKDSLDIEDIVREVDVLLEDTRLSPDLLDDADDLFDGIE from the exons ATG CCGCTAAGACTTGATATAAAGAGGAAGTTGACTGCGAGGTCTGATCGCGTCAAATGTGTAGATCAGCATCCTACAGAACCCTGGCTTCTATGTGCGCTTTATGATGGCGACGTCAACATTTGGAATTATGAAACACACACGCAGATCAAAAGATTTGAG gtttGTGATCAACTACCTGTTAGGTCTGCAAAGTTTGTGCCTAGAAAGAATTGGGTGGTCACAGGCTCTGATGATATGCAGATaagagtttttaattataatactcTTGAGTGTGTACATTCGTTTGAGGCACATTCTGATTATGTCAGATGTATTGTTGTACATCCCACACAACCCTTTATTCTTACTAGCAGTG ATGATTTGTTGATAAAATTATGGAATTGGGAACGCAACTGGGCATGTCAGCAAGTTTTTGAAGGACACACTCATTATGTAATGCAAATTGTTATTAATCCCAAAGACAACAACATGTTTGCTAGTGCCAGTTTAGATACAACAGTAAag GTTTGGCAACTGGGTGCGTCTATATCAAACTTTACATTGGAGGGACATGAAAAAGGAGTTAATTGTGTGGACTATTATCATGGTGGAGATAAGCCTTACCTTATTAGTGGTGCTGATGACCGCCTTGTAAAGATATGGGActatcaaaataaaacttgtgTTCAAACATTAgaag GTCATACACAGAATGTATCAGCAGTTTCATTCCACCCAGAGCTGCCAATCCTTTTGACTGGATCAGAAGATGGCACTGTTAGGCTCTGGCATGCAGGAACATATCGCCTGGAGTTTTCTCTTAACTATGGGTTTGAGCGTGTGTGGACAATTTCATCTCTACATGGCTCTAACAATGTAGCAATTGG GTATGACGAGGGCactataatgataaaaattggAAGGGAAGAACCAGCTATATCAATGGATGTGAGTGGAGGCAAAATCATATGGGCCAAACATTCTGAAATGCAGCAGGTTAACTTAAAAGCACTTCCTGAAG ATATTGATATTAAGGATGGAGAACGTGTGCCTGTTGTTGCAAAGGATATGGGCGCATGTGAGATATATCCACAGACAATTCAGCACAATCCCAATGGACGTTTTGTGGTGGTATGTGGTGATGgagaatatataatttacactGCCATGGCCTTACGCAACAAAGCTTTTGGGTCCGCCCAAGAATTTGTCTGGGCACAGGACAGCTCGAAATACGCTACATTAGAAAATTCAAGCACTATCCGtgtctttaaaaattttaaagaaataaagagTTTCAAGCCAGAATATGGAGCTCAAG ggaTCTTTGGTGGCTGCATGTTAGGTGTGAAGTCGATAAGCGGTATGGCCTTCTCGTTTTATGACTGGGAACGACTAGAACTGATAAGAAG GATAGAAATTCAACCTCGCTATGTCTACTGGTCGGAGCCTGGAAATTTGGTGTGTCTCGCCACAGATGAGTCTTATTTCCTCTTGAGTTATAATGCCAGTGTTGTTAACCTGTCACGGGAGACAAACACCAATATTACTGAAGACGGTATAGAAGATTCCTTCGAT CTTGTTGGAGAAGTGAATGAAGTTGTGAAAACTGGTCTGTGGGTCGGCGACTGCTTCATCTACACAAATTCATTGAACAGAATTAACTATTATGTTGGTGGAGAGATAGTTACAATATCACACCTCGATCACACTATGTACATTTTGGGATACGTTGCGAAGGAGAATCg GTTGTACTTAAATGATAAGGAGTTGAACGTAGTGTCGTATTCAGTTCTTCTCCCAGTTCTTAATTACCAGACAGCAGTAATGCGACGTGACTTTGAAACTGCTGATCAGATCCTACCCACCATTCCTCATGAGCATCGCACTAGAGTCGCACATTTCCTTGAGAAGCAG ggcTTCAAACAGCAAGCATTAGCGGTGTCGACAGAGCCAGAACACAAGTTTGAGCTGGCCTTATCGTTAGGTGAACTGGAAAAGGCCAAACAGTTGGCCGAGGAAGCCACCATTGCTGAGGGTCTGCCTTCCGAAACGTCTGCTGCCAG aTGGTCGAGGCTCGGTGCGGCGGCGGCTGCGGCAGCTGATACTGAACTAACGAAGGATTGCTATCAGAATGCTAAAGATTTTAGTGCCTTACTTCTCTTTGCCAGCAGTACAG GTGATGGAGAACTATTGGAGGAAGTAGCAAACCGCTCTGCTGAAGAAGGCGACGACAACATTGCCTTCGTAACTCATTTTATGTTGAATAACCTTGACAAGTGCCTTGAACTACTAATTAAAGCGAACAAACTGCCCGAAGCCGCATTTTTTGCCag aTCATATATCCCTTCACAAGTCAACGAAGTTGTGTCATTGTGGCGAGACGTGGTCGGCTCCACGAACAAAAAGTCCGGACAATCCCTCGCCGAtcctttaaaatatgaaaatcttTTCCCCGAGTACGAA GAGTCCTTGGTCCTGGAAACATTTCAACGGGAAAAGGGCTATTCTCAGTACAATGATCTGTCAAATACGATTAATTCAACGAGTCGACAGGCAGCAAGCAACGTAGATCGAGAAATTTCAGCTGAAATGGCAGAGATTACGAAACGACTGGGGCCTGCCCCTGACTCTGTAATTAA ttcACCATTGTACTTTGACGCTGAATCGGCCGAAGGATCGCCGGACCAAATGGATAAGATCGCGAAACGCAAAGATTCTCTCGACATCGAAGATATTGTGAGAGAGGTCGATGTTTTGTTGGAAGACACACGTTTAAGCCCG GACCTTCTGGATGACGCGGACGACCTGTTTGACGGAATAGAATAG